The bacterium BMS3Abin11 genome has a window encoding:
- a CDS encoding femAB family protein, whose protein sequence is MELKVRELAEVDFERWDNFVESHPEATFFHRAAWKTVLERAFGHSSFYLYAERNGAIEGLLPLARIKSLLFGDTLISTPFCAYGGIIANNENATSALRQAACDLAERLNVGSLELRNRQPSGENWPTKDLYVAFKKEIAPDVEANMMAIPRKQRAMVRKGIKAGLHSELDEGCERINRIYAESVRNLGTPVFPAKYFRTLREVFGSDCGVLIVTHEQQDIAGVMSFYFRDEVIPYYGGSLPVSRFLKGNDFMYWELMRRSCEQGIRSFDYGRSKIGTGSCSFKKNWGFTPEPLHYEYYLVKSDRIPEINPLNPKYQIFIKAWRKLPLPMANFIGPMLARNLG, encoded by the coding sequence ATGGAATTAAAAGTACGTGAATTAGCCGAAGTGGATTTTGAACGGTGGGATAATTTTGTGGAGAGCCATCCCGAAGCTACTTTTTTTCATCGTGCAGCATGGAAAACCGTGCTCGAGCGTGCTTTTGGTCATTCATCCTTTTATCTGTATGCTGAACGAAATGGGGCAATCGAAGGTCTGCTGCCACTGGCAAGGATAAAAAGCCTGTTGTTTGGTGACACACTCATTTCAACGCCTTTCTGTGCTTACGGCGGTATTATCGCTAACAATGAAAATGCCACATCGGCCCTGCGCCAGGCGGCCTGTGATCTTGCAGAACGCTTGAATGTGGGCAGTCTTGAACTCAGAAACAGGCAACCATCCGGCGAGAATTGGCCAACAAAAGACCTCTATGTCGCATTCAAAAAAGAGATTGCTCCTGACGTCGAAGCCAACATGATGGCCATCCCTCGCAAACAAAGGGCTATGGTGAGAAAAGGTATCAAGGCCGGTTTGCACAGCGAGCTTGATGAGGGATGTGAACGGATAAATCGGATCTATGCGGAAAGTGTACGGAATCTCGGTACCCCCGTTTTCCCAGCAAAATATTTTCGCACCTTACGTGAAGTGTTCGGGTCTGATTGTGGGGTACTGATAGTCACGCATGAGCAACAGGATATAGCGGGGGTCATGAGTTTCTATTTTCGTGACGAAGTCATACCGTATTACGGTGGTAGTCTTCCAGTCTCGAGGTTCCTCAAGGGCAATGATTTCATGTACTGGGAATTAATGAGGAGGTCGTGCGAACAGGGCATCCGCAGTTTCGATTATGGGCGAAGCAAAATCGGAACAGGATCCTGCAGCTTTAAAAAGAATTGGGGTTTCACACCTGAACCACTGCATTATGAATACTATCTGGTCAAATCTGACAGAATCCCTGAAATCAATCCACTGAATCCAAAATACCAGATATTCATTAAGGCATGGAGAAAGCTGCCACTGCCTATGGCCAATTTTATTGGCCCAATGCTGGCAAGAAACCTGGGCTAA
- a CDS encoding glycosyl transferases group 1, with the protein MKPALLFLCHRIPYPPNKGDKIRSFHLLKHLSESYRIYLGTFIDDPYDWKYTEKLYNWCEQTCIQKLDPRQARLRSLKGFIYGQPLTLPYYFDSAMAQWVTNITTSEQIDHMLIYSSSMAQYILDLKFASKNRIIDFVDVDSDKWRQYAEKKSWYMKWLYRREATRLLRFEKSVAAALDASFFVSSHEAEHFRQLAPESATKIHYYSNGVDVEKFDPALELETPFHGGVQQIVFTGAMDYWPNEDAVIWFAQNVFPVIHQDWPEARFHIVGSHPSDKVLNLADMEGISVTGNVTDVRPYIKYATAVVAPMHIARGIQNKVLEAMAMAKPVVVTTMGLEGINAEHGQDVLIADNAAEFVEELASLFKGKKGSVMGEAARDKVCKDFGWDNTLKKFDRCLT; encoded by the coding sequence ATGAAGCCTGCACTTCTCTTTCTATGTCACCGGATCCCTTACCCTCCAAACAAGGGTGACAAGATACGATCTTTCCACCTGCTGAAGCACCTCTCAGAAAGCTATCGTATTTATCTCGGAACTTTTATCGATGATCCATATGACTGGAAATATACTGAAAAACTGTATAACTGGTGTGAACAGACCTGTATACAAAAACTTGATCCACGACAGGCCAGGCTGCGCAGCTTGAAGGGGTTTATCTATGGACAGCCACTGACACTGCCCTATTATTTTGACTCTGCTATGGCGCAATGGGTCACGAATATCACAACCAGTGAACAGATTGATCACATGTTGATCTATTCTTCCTCCATGGCGCAATATATCCTTGATCTGAAATTTGCTTCGAAAAACAGAATCATCGATTTCGTGGATGTGGATTCCGACAAATGGCGTCAGTACGCAGAGAAAAAATCCTGGTATATGAAATGGCTCTACCGCAGGGAAGCAACCCGTTTGCTGCGCTTTGAAAAAAGTGTAGCCGCTGCCCTTGATGCCAGTTTCTTTGTTTCATCACATGAAGCTGAACACTTCAGGCAGCTTGCGCCAGAAAGTGCGACTAAAATCCATTATTACAGTAATGGCGTAGATGTGGAAAAATTCGATCCTGCGCTAGAGCTTGAAACGCCATTCCATGGTGGGGTACAACAGATTGTTTTTACTGGCGCAATGGATTACTGGCCCAACGAAGATGCCGTAATCTGGTTCGCACAGAACGTATTTCCGGTGATACACCAGGATTGGCCCGAAGCGAGGTTCCATATCGTTGGCAGCCATCCGTCGGATAAGGTTCTAAATCTTGCTGATATGGAAGGCATTAGTGTTACTGGCAATGTTACGGATGTAAGACCCTATATTAAATATGCAACTGCAGTAGTGGCACCCATGCATATTGCCAGAGGAATCCAGAATAAAGTGCTTGAGGCGATGGCCATGGCAAAACCTGTAGTGGTGACGACTATGGGCCTGGAAGGGATAAATGCGGAACACGGACAAGACGTCCTGATTGCCGATAATGCTGCCGAATTTGTTGAGGAACTTGCGTCCCTTTTCAAAGGAAAAAAAGGGTCGGTCATGGGTGAAGCAGCTCGGGATAAAGTCTGTAAGGATTTCGGTTGGGATAATACCCTGAAAAAATTTGACCGGTGCTTAACATGA
- the ywqD gene encoding tyrosine-protein kinase YwqD: MSIIEKAVNKLEKKSAVNLARPDLPAISDVEEISISGDSPSYNPSAEVHTTTQSELGKTVNIPFEHLKSLGMITPDMPRSRIAEEYRTIKRPLLMNIAGKGAAKVDNINVIMVTSALQGEGKTFSSINLALSIAMELDKTVLFIDADISNSSGGRLLGVGGDQPGLIDILENEGTGIGDVMLNTNLPNLRIIPAGHVHDNANELLASESMHRVVEDLSNRFSDRVIIVDTPPLLQTTEASVLASLMGQIVVVVEAEKTSQEAVDEALRHIGGDKIISMLLNKNKQHHMHKYYGYGYGYGYGHNVPMSSQSV; this comes from the coding sequence ATGAGCATTATCGAAAAGGCAGTGAATAAACTGGAAAAGAAATCGGCCGTCAACCTGGCCAGACCTGACCTTCCTGCTATCTCCGATGTCGAGGAAATCTCTATCTCAGGCGATAGCCCGTCATACAACCCCTCAGCAGAAGTCCACACCACGACGCAATCAGAACTCGGCAAGACAGTAAATATTCCATTTGAGCACCTTAAATCATTGGGGATGATCACACCTGATATGCCCAGAAGCCGAATTGCAGAAGAGTACAGAACTATCAAGCGTCCTTTGCTGATGAACATCGCCGGAAAAGGTGCTGCCAAGGTCGATAATATAAATGTAATCATGGTAACCAGCGCCTTGCAGGGAGAGGGAAAGACTTTTTCCTCGATCAATCTGGCGCTGAGTATCGCCATGGAACTTGATAAAACTGTATTGTTTATCGATGCAGACATATCAAACTCTTCAGGGGGGAGACTACTTGGCGTAGGCGGTGACCAACCAGGTCTGATTGATATACTGGAAAATGAGGGCACTGGTATTGGTGACGTCATGTTGAACACTAATCTTCCCAATCTGCGCATAATTCCAGCAGGCCATGTCCATGACAATGCAAATGAACTGCTCGCCAGTGAGAGCATGCACCGTGTCGTCGAGGATTTATCTAATCGATTTTCTGACCGCGTCATTATTGTCGATACACCACCGCTTTTACAGACTACAGAGGCAAGTGTTCTGGCAAGCTTGATGGGGCAGATTGTGGTAGTTGTAGAAGCAGAAAAAACATCTCAGGAAGCTGTTGATGAAGCACTGCGGCACATTGGTGGTGATAAGATAATCAGTATGCTGCTCAATAAGAATAAGCAACATCATATGCATAAGTATTATGGCTATGGCTATGGCTATGGGTACGGACATAACGTACCCATGAGTTCACAATCAGTATAG
- the wbpI gene encoding UDP-2,3-diacetamido-2,3-dideoxy-D-glucuronate 2-epimerase has protein sequence MVSGTRSDAQILCVVGARPNFIKIAPIMRALNSPKLSLSCKLVHTGQHYDAAMKHSFFEQLHIPEPDIDLGVGSASHAVQTAEVMKRIEPVIDELMPDAVLVVGDVNSTIASALVSVKKGVPVFHVEAGLRSGDRTMPEEINRILTDQISDMLFTTERNALDNLVHEGIDRQRIHFVGNVMIDSLCYNLANAIPSGRMLSSLCSKDQSSRFKTGYGVVTLHRPSNVDDPGVLGRLLVVLREISDSLPLVFPVHPRTRQSIDDARLEDLVSGPQFLILPPLGYREMLGLMKDSKIVLTDSGGMQEETTALGIPCITLRENTERPITVEEGTNTITGSDPDKIMACFNDIMASGGKAGHIPELWDGKAAERIASIINDWSSSKHH, from the coding sequence ATGGTTTCAGGTACTAGATCGGATGCTCAGATTCTCTGTGTTGTTGGAGCAAGGCCTAATTTCATAAAAATCGCCCCGATCATGAGGGCGCTGAATAGTCCGAAGCTTTCCCTCTCGTGTAAACTGGTGCATACCGGCCAGCACTATGATGCTGCAATGAAGCACTCATTTTTTGAGCAACTGCATATCCCTGAACCCGATATCGACCTGGGCGTTGGTTCCGCCAGTCATGCCGTGCAGACAGCGGAGGTCATGAAACGAATAGAGCCCGTTATAGATGAGCTGATGCCAGATGCTGTTCTTGTCGTGGGTGACGTCAATTCTACAATAGCCAGTGCCCTGGTCTCTGTAAAAAAAGGGGTCCCTGTATTTCATGTGGAAGCAGGGCTAAGGAGTGGTGATCGTACAATGCCAGAGGAGATAAACCGTATTCTGACAGACCAGATCTCAGATATGCTCTTTACCACAGAAAGAAATGCTCTCGACAATTTAGTACACGAAGGTATCGACCGGCAGCGTATCCATTTCGTCGGTAATGTCATGATAGATAGCCTGTGTTACAACCTTGCCAATGCCATACCATCGGGTCGTATGCTCTCATCTCTGTGCAGTAAGGATCAATCTTCCCGATTTAAGACGGGTTATGGTGTTGTTACTCTACATCGGCCTTCCAATGTAGATGACCCGGGAGTACTGGGGCGCCTGCTGGTTGTATTGCGGGAAATTAGCGATAGCCTTCCTCTGGTATTTCCTGTACATCCCCGGACAAGACAGTCTATTGATGATGCCCGGCTGGAGGATCTTGTTTCCGGGCCACAATTCCTCATATTACCTCCTCTGGGCTACAGAGAGATGCTGGGCCTGATGAAGGACAGCAAAATTGTCCTGACAGATTCAGGCGGTATGCAGGAAGAGACTACAGCACTGGGAATCCCCTGTATCACATTGCGGGAAAATACAGAAAGACCCATTACAGTAGAAGAAGGGACCAATACAATTACAGGTTCAGATCCAGATAAAATCATGGCCTGTTTCAATGACATTATGGCATCTGGGGGTAAGGCTGGCCATATACCTGAGTTATGGGACGGTAAAGCTGCAGAAAGAATTGCGAGCATCATAAACGACTGGTCTTCGAGTAAGCATCACTAA
- the pgdA gene encoding peptidoglycan deacetylase, with protein sequence MINAMTVDVEDYFQVSAFEKLIPRNHWDNIECRVEGNIERILELFDKKNIKATFFTLGWIAQRHPAMIERIVRNGHELASHGWEHVRVTKQDPKGFRADISRTRALLEDISGQAIKGYRAASYSIGINNIWAHDELAEAGYEYSSSIVPVHHQYYGMPDAPRFAFLTSGGRILEIPITTISLANWNINCGGGGWFRLFPYDFTYWAISRINEREHQPSVFYFHPWEIDPDQPRPDGLNLKTRFRHYVNLGQMYARLERLSDDFQWGRMDEVFLSES encoded by the coding sequence ATGATCAATGCCATGACAGTAGATGTGGAAGATTACTTCCAGGTATCTGCATTCGAAAAACTCATACCCAGAAATCACTGGGACAATATTGAATGCCGGGTAGAAGGCAATATTGAGAGGATTCTTGAACTCTTTGATAAAAAAAATATCAAGGCCACTTTTTTCACACTCGGCTGGATAGCGCAACGCCATCCTGCGATGATTGAAAGGATTGTCCGCAATGGACATGAGCTTGCAAGTCACGGTTGGGAACATGTACGCGTAACCAAACAGGACCCGAAGGGCTTCAGGGCCGACATATCACGAACACGCGCCCTGTTAGAAGATATATCAGGCCAGGCCATAAAGGGTTACCGGGCTGCCAGCTATTCAATAGGAATAAATAACATCTGGGCACATGATGAACTGGCTGAAGCTGGATACGAATACAGTTCAAGTATTGTTCCTGTGCATCACCAATACTATGGAATGCCCGATGCGCCCAGGTTTGCTTTCCTGACTTCCGGTGGGCGTATACTGGAAATACCGATCACGACTATCTCGTTGGCCAACTGGAATATCAACTGTGGTGGTGGTGGTTGGTTCAGGCTTTTCCCCTACGATTTCACCTACTGGGCTATCAGCAGGATAAACGAGCGGGAGCACCAACCGAGCGTTTTCTACTTTCATCCCTGGGAGATAGACCCGGACCAACCGCGACCAGACGGCCTGAATCTCAAGACCCGGTTCCGGCACTACGTGAATCTCGGCCAGATGTATGCACGGCTGGAGAGGTTAAGCGATGATTTTCAATGGGGCCGAATGGACGAAGTTTTTTTATCGGAGTCATGA
- a CDS encoding tyrosine kinase: MQVILAQISDYFWGAWRFRWVMLALVWLISIAGWIWVATIPEQYLATARIYVDTNSILRPLLKGLTVQPDLRQRTALVSRTLLSRPNLEKLMRMTDLDLQVNNEQDKEDLFKKLSEKISLTGDRRNSSLYTASFKHKDRDTAKLMVQSLISVFTESTLGNKRLDSNEAQTFIEKQIADYEVRLKEAETRMVDFKQRNAAVLNGGVGKYYERLQEVKNSASEVRLQLSEMENRRVELERQLEDDQDEDSALLYTGMDEIQSNSPLDLRIQSLQEKLDRLSLKYTDRHPEMIQIKSMISELKLKKRKNRSGSTKNTPELLNNPVYQQKQNMLAETEATIAELKVRAEEYDKRAKELEAKVNEVPEVEARLKQLNRDYGAISAQHAKLLQRRESAFLSEDLEEGASTIKFRVIDPPFVPLKPTEPNKLLLNTGVFFVAIIASIGIVFLLSLLYPVFHNRRTLRRATGLPVLGCVTFIPSPDQERKALIGGLVYASLALFLVLAFVGVNMSQDILSI, from the coding sequence ATGCAAGTAATACTGGCACAGATATCTGACTATTTCTGGGGAGCATGGCGCTTCCGCTGGGTTATGCTGGCACTGGTCTGGCTGATATCTATAGCGGGCTGGATCTGGGTAGCAACCATACCAGAGCAATACCTGGCCACCGCCAGAATTTACGTTGATACAAATTCGATATTGCGCCCACTACTGAAAGGCCTGACTGTTCAACCGGATTTAAGGCAAAGAACAGCCTTAGTGAGCAGAACTCTACTCAGCCGTCCGAATCTGGAAAAGCTGATGCGTATGACAGACCTGGATCTACAGGTAAACAATGAGCAGGATAAGGAGGATTTATTTAAAAAGTTGAGTGAAAAAATCAGCTTAACGGGTGATCGTCGCAATTCATCCCTCTACACAGCATCTTTCAAACATAAAGACAGGGACACAGCAAAGTTAATGGTCCAGTCACTTATATCAGTGTTTACTGAAAGTACGCTTGGAAATAAACGCCTGGACAGTAACGAGGCACAAACATTTATTGAAAAACAGATAGCTGATTATGAGGTGCGCCTAAAAGAAGCAGAAACTCGTATGGTAGACTTCAAACAACGAAATGCTGCTGTATTGAATGGAGGCGTTGGCAAATATTATGAGCGCCTGCAAGAAGTAAAGAACTCTGCCAGTGAAGTGCGTCTACAGCTCTCTGAAATGGAAAACAGACGAGTTGAGCTTGAACGACAACTCGAAGATGACCAGGATGAAGACTCAGCGCTTCTTTATACAGGTATGGATGAAATTCAAAGTAATTCGCCACTTGATCTGCGTATTCAATCTCTGCAGGAGAAGCTGGATAGATTGTCATTAAAATACACTGACCGCCATCCTGAAATGATCCAGATAAAAAGCATGATCAGCGAGCTGAAACTGAAAAAACGCAAGAACAGATCAGGCTCTACAAAAAACACTCCGGAATTGCTGAACAACCCTGTCTATCAGCAGAAACAGAATATGCTGGCAGAGACAGAAGCGACGATAGCGGAGCTTAAGGTGCGCGCTGAGGAATATGATAAAAGGGCTAAGGAACTGGAAGCGAAGGTCAATGAAGTTCCAGAAGTTGAGGCCCGATTGAAGCAGCTGAATCGAGATTACGGGGCAATCTCAGCCCAGCATGCCAAGCTACTTCAACGGCGAGAATCGGCATTTTTATCAGAAGATTTGGAGGAAGGTGCCAGTACTATTAAATTCAGGGTGATAGATCCGCCGTTTGTACCATTGAAGCCGACTGAGCCGAATAAATTGCTACTCAATACAGGCGTATTTTTTGTGGCCATCATCGCCAGTATAGGTATCGTATTCCTGCTCTCTCTGCTTTATCCCGTTTTCCATAATCGGCGTACTCTCAGACGGGCTACCGGGTTACCTGTCCTTGGATGTGTCACCTTTATCCCGTCTCCTGATCAGGAGCGTAAGGCATTAATTGGAGGACTTGTGTATGCCTCCCTGGCCCTGTTTCTCGTACTCGCATTTGTAGGGGTGAATATGAGCCAGGATATCCTTTCTATTTAG
- a CDS encoding polysaccharide biosynthesis/export protein: MYEFPKLFTKKFLIIGLSLALVIISGCSTTSSYPQIPEDQRNLPQDFNYIIGPGDSMEIFVWGNPELTLSVPVRPDGKITTRLVEDIPASGKTSTQLARDIEVAYSEYVKNPVVSVIVNGFVGIPPQQVRVIGEAMRPLKIPYYKHMSLLDLMIAVGGLTPFANGNKAVLIRAYDGKQKTFSVRLDDLIKDGDISANLSLLPGDIVIIPESWF; the protein is encoded by the coding sequence GTGTACGAATTTCCGAAGTTGTTTACGAAAAAGTTTTTAATAATTGGATTGAGTCTGGCGTTAGTAATCATTTCTGGTTGCTCAACAACATCCAGTTATCCCCAAATACCGGAAGATCAACGCAATCTGCCTCAGGATTTCAATTACATAATTGGACCTGGCGATTCGATGGAGATTTTTGTATGGGGCAACCCTGAATTGACGTTGAGTGTGCCTGTCAGGCCAGACGGAAAAATCACTACCCGTCTGGTAGAGGATATTCCGGCCAGCGGAAAAACCTCAACACAGTTAGCGCGTGATATCGAGGTAGCTTATTCCGAGTATGTAAAAAATCCGGTTGTCAGCGTCATAGTCAATGGTTTTGTCGGCATCCCTCCCCAGCAGGTTCGGGTAATCGGCGAGGCAATGCGCCCTCTAAAAATTCCATATTACAAACACATGTCTCTGCTTGATTTAATGATAGCAGTAGGCGGTTTGACTCCTTTCGCTAATGGCAATAAGGCTGTTCTCATTCGGGCATATGATGGCAAACAAAAAACATTCAGTGTGCGTCTTGATGACCTTATAAAGGATGGAGATATCTCGGCAAATCTGTCACTGCTTCCAGGCGACATAGTTATCATTCCAGAGTCCTGGTTCTAA
- the asnB_1 gene encoding asparagine synthetase [glutamine-hydrolyzing] 1, translating into MCGITGIFDLTGKREISRELLSRMNETQFHRGPDEGGLHIEPGLGFGHRRLSIIDLSSGQQPLFNEDRTVVVTYNGEIYNFPALTQELKGLGHQFSTHCDTEVIVHAWEEWGEACVDRFRGMFAFAVWDRNHEKLFLARDRLGIKPLYYAHLADGHFIFGSELKSLKVHEDLPREIDPTAVEEYFAFGYVPEPKTIYKGVYKLPPGFRLTLRRGIEQIRPEQYWDVSFNSGSSMSEAAAGSELIDRFEEAVRIRMIAEVPLGAFLSGGVDSSAVVAAMARVSDDPVNTCSISFGDPEFNESQFAAMVAEQFNTAHRVEQVDPDDFDLIDHLADLYDEPYADSSALPTFRVCELAKKQVTVVLSGDGGDENLAGYRRYRWHTYEEKMRSLMPEGVRRLLFGFLGGVYPKADWAPKIFRAKSTFEAMARDSLEGYLHSVSIMSNQIRSSLFSENLKRNLQGYQAVEVFRRHAMQAPVDHPLSLVQYLDMKTYLPGDILTKVDRASMAHALEVRVPILDHQLVDWISGLPPEFKLKGREGKYIFKKALEPTLPNNILYRPKMGFAVPLASWFRGPLREKVRDSILGDTMLDSGLFEQKYLKRLVDQHQSGTRDFSTPIWTLLMFESFLRKE; encoded by the coding sequence ATGTGCGGCATAACAGGAATATTCGACTTAACTGGAAAACGTGAAATCTCTCGTGAGCTTTTGTCGCGAATGAATGAAACCCAGTTTCACCGTGGACCGGATGAAGGTGGCTTACATATCGAACCCGGCCTCGGTTTTGGACATCGCCGCCTCTCGATCATCGACCTTTCAAGTGGTCAGCAACCGTTGTTTAATGAGGACAGGACTGTTGTCGTAACCTATAACGGCGAGATCTATAATTTCCCCGCACTGACCCAGGAACTGAAAGGCCTCGGGCATCAGTTCAGTACCCATTGCGACACAGAAGTAATCGTGCACGCCTGGGAAGAATGGGGTGAGGCCTGTGTCGATCGTTTCCGCGGTATGTTTGCATTTGCAGTGTGGGACCGTAACCACGAGAAACTGTTCCTGGCACGTGACCGTCTGGGTATAAAACCCCTTTATTATGCCCACCTGGCAGACGGACATTTTATATTCGGTTCAGAACTTAAATCACTGAAGGTGCACGAGGACCTGCCACGAGAAATCGACCCCACGGCCGTTGAAGAGTACTTCGCCTTTGGTTATGTGCCGGAACCGAAAACCATCTATAAGGGGGTATACAAGCTTCCCCCGGGTTTTCGTTTAACACTCCGGCGCGGCATAGAGCAAATCCGGCCTGAACAGTACTGGGACGTATCGTTCAACTCCGGCTCATCAATGAGCGAGGCCGCCGCAGGTAGTGAGTTGATCGACCGTTTTGAAGAGGCCGTCAGGATCCGCATGATAGCCGAGGTTCCACTGGGGGCTTTTCTCTCAGGTGGCGTTGATTCCAGTGCGGTAGTTGCTGCCATGGCCAGAGTCTCTGACGATCCGGTCAATACCTGCTCCATTTCTTTTGGTGACCCAGAATTCAACGAGTCACAATTTGCAGCGATGGTGGCGGAGCAGTTTAATACCGCACATCGCGTAGAACAGGTCGACCCGGATGACTTTGACCTGATCGATCACCTTGCCGATCTGTATGATGAACCTTATGCAGACAGCTCCGCACTGCCGACTTTCCGGGTGTGCGAACTGGCAAAAAAGCAGGTCACTGTCGTCCTGTCTGGCGATGGGGGAGACGAAAACCTGGCCGGTTACCGCCGGTATCGCTGGCACACCTATGAAGAGAAGATGCGTTCACTGATGCCAGAGGGAGTCAGAAGACTACTTTTTGGTTTCCTCGGTGGCGTCTACCCGAAGGCGGACTGGGCACCGAAAATATTCAGGGCAAAATCAACTTTTGAAGCCATGGCCAGAGATTCACTCGAAGGATATCTTCATAGCGTCTCGATAATGTCCAATCAGATCCGTAGTTCGCTTTTCAGCGAAAATCTGAAGCGCAATCTACAGGGATATCAGGCGGTTGAGGTATTCAGAAGGCATGCCATGCAGGCACCTGTAGATCACCCCCTGTCACTGGTTCAATACCTCGATATGAAGACCTACCTGCCGGGAGATATTCTGACCAAAGTGGATCGTGCCAGCATGGCCCATGCCCTTGAGGTGCGCGTGCCCATCCTCGACCATCAGCTTGTAGACTGGATATCCGGCCTGCCACCAGAATTCAAGCTGAAAGGCAGAGAGGGGAAATATATCTTCAAAAAGGCACTCGAGCCCACTCTGCCCAATAATATCCTCTACCGTCCAAAAATGGGTTTTGCCGTTCCGCTGGCCAGCTGGTTCCGCGGTCCCCTGCGGGAAAAAGTCAGGGACAGCATCCTGGGGGACACGATGCTAGACTCGGGCCTGTTTGAACAAAAATACCTGAAAAGACTTGTCGACCAGCATCAGTCAGGTACCAGAGATTTCAGCACGCCAATCTGGACACTGTTGATGTTCGAATCGTTTCTAAGAAAAGAATGA
- the cotSA gene encoding spore coat protein SA, with the protein MNPESTVQPPLIVHVIYSLGAGGLENGLVNIINRIPEKQYRHAIICLTESGSFEDRIRNPATRIFSLHATPGHSFRLYWKLWKIMRQLKPSIVHTRNLSALEAQIPAFFLMKRVKTVHGVHGRDVFDLEGKSRKYNLLRKVIRPLVGRYITVSLDLKNWLVNTVGVNQKAVIQIYNGVDQSLFKPGTGSLPDKTKLDFLPQEPVVIGTVGRLAAVKDHATLIRAFNIVLEILPSGKQHMRLLITGDGPLRTQLEALINELGIGEYVWMTGDRNDIADILRLLDVFVLPSLGEGISNTILEAMATGLPIIATNVGGNPELIEDGVNGYLVPCNDPEKLAESIVKLTESSNTRSLMGKASLIKISEQFNWDSTVEKYITVYDELLN; encoded by the coding sequence ATGAACCCGGAATCAACAGTTCAACCGCCGTTGATCGTACATGTGATCTACAGCCTGGGTGCAGGCGGTCTTGAGAATGGCCTGGTCAATATCATCAATCGAATACCAGAGAAACAATATCGACATGCCATTATCTGCCTGACCGAATCTGGGTCATTCGAAGACCGGATCAGGAATCCAGCTACCCGGATCTTCTCATTGCATGCAACGCCAGGACACAGCTTCCGGCTTTACTGGAAGTTATGGAAAATAATGAGGCAACTGAAGCCTTCGATAGTCCATACACGGAATCTATCGGCGCTCGAAGCCCAGATACCGGCTTTTTTTTTAATGAAAAGGGTGAAGACAGTTCATGGAGTACACGGTCGGGACGTCTTTGACCTGGAAGGAAAAAGCAGGAAATACAATCTCCTGCGTAAGGTGATTCGCCCACTGGTAGGCAGGTATATTACTGTCAGTCTTGACTTGAAGAATTGGCTCGTGAACACGGTCGGCGTAAATCAAAAAGCGGTCATACAGATATACAATGGGGTGGATCAGTCACTCTTCAAACCTGGAACAGGTTCACTTCCAGATAAAACAAAACTTGATTTTCTTCCGCAGGAACCTGTTGTTATTGGTACTGTCGGACGACTGGCGGCAGTCAAGGACCATGCCACCCTGATCAGAGCGTTCAACATTGTGCTGGAAATCCTGCCATCGGGAAAACAACACATGCGATTGCTTATTACCGGTGACGGGCCATTGAGAACTCAGCTGGAAGCCTTGATAAACGAGCTGGGAATAGGCGAGTATGTCTGGATGACAGGCGACAGAAACGATATCGCAGACATATTAAGACTGCTGGACGTCTTTGTTTTACCTTCTCTTGGCGAGGGGATATCCAATACCATCCTCGAAGCAATGGCGACAGGTCTGCCAATTATAGCCACAAACGTAGGCGGCAACCCTGAGCTTATAGAGGATGGGGTCAACGGTTATCTTGTACCGTGCAATGACCCGGAGAAACTTGCTGAATCTATTGTTAAACTAACTGAATCCAGCAATACGCGATCATTAATGGGTAAAGCCAGCCTGATTAAAATTTCTGAGCAGTTTAACTGGGACAGCACCGTTGAGAAATATATAACTGTCTATGATGAACTGCTGAATTGA